In Streptomyces rapamycinicus NRRL 5491, the genomic stretch CCTACGTCTTTCAGAGCTACTTCGGCTACTCCAAGGACAAGGCCAACCGTTTGATGCTCGACGTCCACCACAAAGGCCGCGCGATCGTCTCGAGCGGCACCCGCGAGGAGATGGAGCGCGACGTGCAGGCGATGCACGGCTACGGCCTGTGGGCGACCCTCCAGCAGGAGCGCTGATGTCGGGACGTTTCGAACCCCTGCCGGGCGGCGGCGCCGCCATCGCCCTGGACGAGGTGGAGGTCTCCATCCTGCGCAGCCTGGCCATGCAGCTCGCCGAGCTGATCGGCCCGGGTGACCAGCCCGCCGGGGGCGAGGACCCCTTGGCCGCGCTCTTCGCGGACGGCCCCAGCAAGCCGCCGGAGGATCCGGCGCTCGCCCGGCTCTTCCCGGACGCCTACTCCCCGCCGGACCGGGAGCTCGGGGCGCGGGAGGGGAAGGAGGCCCGGGAGGCGTCCGCGGAGTTCCGCCGCTTCACCGAGAACGACCTGCGGGCGCGCAAGCGCGACGACGCCCTGACAGTGGTGCGCGACCTGGACGCGCTGGGCTCCGGCGCCTCGGGCGGGACCCCGGGGGTGCTTCAGCTGGCGCCGGAGAAGTCCGGGCAGTGGCTGGGCGCGCTCAACGACCTGCGGCTGGCCATCGGCACCCGGCTGGAGGTCACCGACGAGGACGACGGCGGTGAGCTGCTGGGGCTGCCGGACTCCGATCCGCGCAAGCCGATGGTGATGGCGTACTTCTGGCTCGGCGGGCTCCAGGAAACCCTGATCGAGACCCTCATGCCGGAATGATTCCCTCCGGCAACTACTGAGTGTTCGTTTAGAGGATGCTCAACTCCGGATAACGATCGCATCACTGCGATCGTTAACTTTATTGCGCAGCATAACTTTTGTCCGCTTCTTCCTGTGGTGTGCGCCACACGCGGCGCGGTCGATCAGTGTGGCGGTCGTGATAAATCTTCACGATCGCAGCCAGCCGCCACAGGGAGAAAGGCGCAGCAATATGACCTCAGCGGCTCCTGAAGAGGGCTATGAGCGCGGCCTGGGCAGTC encodes the following:
- the clpS gene encoding ATP-dependent Clp protease adapter ClpS, producing MGRVSVAPVEIERPESREAPSSVPEPDVPWVTVVHNDPVNLMSYVTYVFQSYFGYSKDKANRLMLDVHHKGRAIVSSGTREEMERDVQAMHGYGLWATLQQER
- a CDS encoding DUF2017 domain-containing protein, with protein sequence MSGRFEPLPGGGAAIALDEVEVSILRSLAMQLAELIGPGDQPAGGEDPLAALFADGPSKPPEDPALARLFPDAYSPPDRELGAREGKEAREASAEFRRFTENDLRARKRDDALTVVRDLDALGSGASGGTPGVLQLAPEKSGQWLGALNDLRLAIGTRLEVTDEDDGGELLGLPDSDPRKPMVMAYFWLGGLQETLIETLMPE